Within Cucumis melo cultivar AY chromosome 4, USDA_Cmelo_AY_1.0, whole genome shotgun sequence, the genomic segment GGTCGGCTTGGAGTATGTGTTTCATGTGTGGCTAGACAATACACCTCACCcatatttatttactttttgtATTATAAGCACTTGGACAAATTTCTATCGAAACAGATTTACggttgatttattttttgtcatcAACAACATGCAAATGTTTTagatagaaaataaaaaccTTTATGTcctgttataaaaaaaaaaaaaaaaaaacaatttcagttttattgataattttatttaaatacgtaattttagaatttatgtatttattagataaaaaatgaaaagttaaaaagaaaaagtatggatttattttttttaaggttaaaaaaaaacttattttgaTATAAAATATAGGCTAATATTGTAATATAATTAACCTTAAAAAAAGTAATAGATATTGGAATATGTTAAAAGTTTTAGGTGCTGTAGTTTTTGGGGGGTTGGATGGATATTTGTGTTCTACTcccaaataaaaatttattgttATTCAAATAGAGAAGTAAATCATTTATtggtattttaatttttagaaaaaagtaaCTACCAAAATAAATGAGTAATATATATGGATAGCAATTGAATTAGGGGACCAACTCATTTCccactaatatatatatatatatatatatacacatttcaCCATCAAAGTTCTATGATAGTGATTTGACAATAGACCCCATCTCTCACTCATTTCCTCCTTCCCATCTATATTTCTTCTATATATACATAATTATatatcatttctttcttttaaaaattaaatatcatCTTTTTTCTACCTACATTTTCcttcttatttattatttccttcatttatgcactttttttttaatacattttAGTTTGTTTTAACTTTTTTGGCTTTTTACGGCTTAAAATcgattaccttttttttttttttttttttaagagtaGAAACATTCTTTCCATAGAATTTTAAGAGTGATTTGGCAACCTAAGTACATAAGTCACCTCAACAATAGGCATTCTTTAAAAGTAGACGATTaaaacaaacaattttttttaaaatttagggaccaaaataaataaaatacgaagtttaaagactaaaatagaattttaatttttttttagtaacacAACTATTATAAGATATAATATCGAACCATTCACCTCTAAAATGAAAGATCATACTAATTACTTTTGACATGAAGTTAAACGGTCACCTATGTAACTAACAACTTACCATCATTGCTTATATCATTTAAATTGAGAGATATTTTATGGAGTATTTTTCCTAAAATTCAATATTCACGTTCAAATATTCAATCGATTTttagtatattttttaaaaaattttattgtAATTAGAGTAGTGAAAATTCAATTGAATATGTGTTTATTTCAGTATTCTATAAAtccttaatttttatttttatttttaattcaacAAAATGGTATAGATGAACTACTAACTTTCAATTTTTCCATACAAATGACCTATTCAAAAGATACAtcacaaatatataaaatagaACACTTTGCTCACACTATTAAATTCTATGACATATCACTTTAGGGATGTTTGTGTATGTTATAGCCTCGAGGTGATCATCATCTCTATCACAAAAGATTAACTTTTTTCATAATAGTCTATGAGAAAAAATAGATATAGCACAATTACACATTTTATAACATATCGTGTAAGGAATGACCATTTGTAGCTAGCCCCTAAAAGAATGACTATCTCTATCATAATATCAATTTTtcactaaaaatgaaaaaaattgtgAGAAAATAGGAAAAACGCGACATAAAACTTTTATCACAATAATGATGACCATCATGTTAGACTACAATATATAGCACTATGAAACACACATACATGGTCATCCCTAATGTGATATATTGTAAAATTCAATTTATAGTGCATTCTTAATACAAATAGAAGGTTAGATGTTCATGTGTTTGTAAAGAAACCAGTTATTAacgaaagaaaatgaaagaaagaaaaaacttaattacatttgaagaagatgatgaatgtAGGTATTGAATTGCAAAAACTTCAACACTTTTATTAAGATGCTTTTAAGAAGGGTGATTAGATGGTCAAGACGTTATTATATATAAGcttaaaataattttccaatttattattctttgtaaaagaaataaaagtcTTAATTGAGAAAATACGAGTCATCGTGATAGTGACTTAAAAAAGATAACAACATTTAAAAACaagcaaaagaaaaatctttTCAATGAAGTTTTATTCTTAAGGATACAGAGAATTAGtatgtagaaaaaaaaagtaatgatTTTCATTTGAACCATAAAAACATACAACAATGAATTTCAGATCATTGATTTAAATCACTCACTATGTCCAAATTATCATAAACATTGGCCTCTCTATCTCCATTATGAATTCAAGACAACTCATCATAATCAATCatgaaaaattgtaaaaatacaTAAATACCCCTATAAGTAAATAAATAGTACACTTTAATTTGTATTTCCATATCAACTGTTAACACAAAATCCTAAAACGAGAATGGGTTAAATTACAAATGTATTTTAGTTAGAATTGGAAATTGTAATAACAACAAAATAGGAACAAATAAGATGagcataattatatttatttttatttgaatgaAGGTATTTATGTATACATTATATATTTGGATTGAACCTTTTAGGGTCTGCTTCGCCTACCCAGgttaataataatagatactATATAACCTTTGTTAATTACTTCTTTACGCATAATgttattattaaatgtataatAAATTCCCATTAAAATGAGGGGGTTATTTTCTTTCTCTACTTGAGAactaaaaaacttaaaaagttaaaagtaGGAGGTGGCAGATGAGATCAGCATCTCCAGTCAAGCCGGACCTCTCCAGAGCCCACAAAGTGATGACGTGGCTTGGTAAAGGAAACGATGTGGCTGCTGACCATGAAGGCTGTTACACCCTCAGACACTCTAATGTCTTCCATCTTCAATTCTTGCAACCTCCGCACGTATTCCGGAACGTGTAGAAGATCCCACACCACCCCAGTTCCCCCCGGCTTCAACACTCTCACCAATTCTCCCACCACCCGTATCCTCTCCGCCGCCGCCTCCGCCGTTCTTGCCCCGTGCTCCTTCCCTACCGTGTGCACGAACACTCCTGAGACCACCACATCGAAGTAATTGTCCCCGAACGGCAACCGTCTAACGTCGCCTTCTCGACACGTCACATACTCTCCAACACCCTCCATCTTTGCCGTACGAAGCGTCGCCAGAGTAGTCCGCTTGCTCCGATCTAACCCCACAACTCGACCTGAACTTCCTTCCTGGTTACAACATTAATCATAAACTATTTTATTTACCCTAATCTCTCCACTTATTACTTTAATTTTATAGTCTAACAAAGTAGGTGGACTCAAAAGATGTAGCCgaaaggttaaaaaaaaaattaattcaacgttcatttaattttttaatacaataTTACACCAATAATATCTCGCTTAAAAAATATTCAACATATTTCACCCTTTCCATCATCACGTAGTAACTAAATGAAAGCAtgagaaaaataattcaaatatatatatatatatattataaagtGAGGGTTAAAATTATAATGTTACCTTCTTGAGCTGAGTGGCAACGGCGTTGAGTAGAATGCCCCGGCCGCAGCCAAGGTCGAGGGCGTGCTTCACGGTTGACCAATCGGAGACGGCGTTGACCATCCGGAGAGCCATTTCATAGTGGAGAGGGAGAGAAGAGTAGAAGATATTAGCGGCGGCGAAGAAGAGGCAGAAGGCGGAGATAGCAGTGACGCAACCGGTGAAACCGGCGGCGAAACGGGCGGAGCCGCCGGAGAAGAGAAGCTCGAAAAAAGAACAGATGGATTCGAAGTAAGAAAGGTAAAAAATGGAAAGAGCAGTAAAAAACAGAgcatgaagaagaagaaacactATGGTTTGCCATTGATCCACTCCATAGATCGCATAGATCTGATTCCAATCTCTACTAGAAATGGTCATCGTTTTACCCATTTTGAGGAATTTCAAACCCTAAAACCCACAAAAAGCGAACCAAAAAAAGGATTCAAAGAGACCTCGATTCAAAAACCCCACTTCAGAATCCCCTGAATTTGAATACCAGAGATCAGATCCATGGGAATTGAAGATTTCAAGAGCACCATTTGAAATGTAAATGAGTGTATTCAAATTAAAATCAGAGTGAGGgagaacaaaaaagaagaataaataatGGGAAGAAAAGGGAAAATTGACGCGGTTTTGTCAGATGGGGTTTTGGTTTAAAGAACAAATTGATAGGAAGAAAAGGCCAAAGACTGAGAATTTTGGAGATGAAAAATTCTCACTCGCACTTTTGGAGTGGAGAAGAGTCTATAAAGGAAAAAGGGGAGAGAGTGGGGGGTGACCTGCTGAGCCGGTGAGCGGAATTTTCGTACGAAAAGTCCAAGTGCCAAGAGGGgccattttgaaattttaagtaTTTGGTTGGAAATTGGAGGTTCTAAATTTCTAGTGGATATTttctataaaagaaaaaaaaaaaaaaaaagaagatttgatttAATGGATaagaattttgattttgataGGACGGCATGGAAATTTTGtatgaattataataataagtcaattatttttaaatttaatattttgaaataagcatttacaaaaaaaaaaaaaaaaaaaaaaaagaaagaaagaaagaaataaaatttatacATTTTTAATATGAGTTGATAGGAAAATTAGGTGGGTTCACGTTGAAAATGTACTTACAAATTCAAATATTGTAGGGATTAAAGAATTCTATATAAATCATCATGTAATCCAAATGAATTGATTCATATACCAACATAATTCTTTGacctctattttcttttttttttaaaaaaaaaagttattatcATTTCTTTCTAGTTTTCAAATTTCCATTATCTACCATAAACTAAGggcattgtttatatttttatttctaaaaatttgTAAGGTTGTTTACGAGCCAAATGGGCGTAATTTCTTAGATCACAAGCTTTGaaccaagaaaagaaaaaagaatcaaacacTGATTTGTTAAACACtccttttcaaatttaattagatatgtttttttttctaaatcacGATTAGATCTTAAAATTCGATGAGTTCACATgat encodes:
- the LOC103495013 gene encoding uncharacterized protein LOC103495013: MGKTMTISSRDWNQIYAIYGVDQWQTIVFLLLHALFFTALSIFYLSYFESICSFFELLFSGGSARFAAGFTGCVTAISAFCLFFAAANIFYSSLPLHYEMALRMVNAVSDWSTVKHALDLGCGRGILLNAVATQLKKEGSSGRVVGLDRSKRTTLATLRTAKMEGVGEYVTCREGDVRRLPFGDNYFDVVVSGVFVHTVGKEHGARTAEAAAERIRVVGELVRVLKPGGTGVVWDLLHVPEYVRRLQELKMEDIRVSEGVTAFMVSSHIVSFTKPRHHFVGSGEVRLDWRC